One Mytilus trossulus isolate FHL-02 chromosome 5, PNRI_Mtr1.1.1.hap1, whole genome shotgun sequence DNA segment encodes these proteins:
- the LOC134718016 gene encoding uncharacterized protein LOC134718016: MDVCSLYTNIPKDEGIAACEKVWNTRKDKHPQTDCLVQLLKLVLENNNFIFNDKHFLQIDGTSMGTKMAPSFANIFMGDLEERILLSMPYKPLSWLRFIDDIDMKWNDTAEHLQDFLDHCNQFHHSIKFTSEFSSEIIAFLDTTTFVKNGVMTTDLHTKKTDKHQFLSPKSCHPKHCSRSIPYSQAIRLKRICSSESKLNYRLGQLKTQLKSTGYKTQNISDAVDKAKEKDRASLMEYKDKTTRADRIPFVVTFHPDLTNISSSIRKHWLLIENDSSLKEIFPSPPVIAYRRPKNLKDILVTSKVKKHETSKFGCYKQCGRRNCKCCKAANTDHSFSSTVTKQRYNIYVTSNCKTENSIYILTCGTCKLQYVGETETTFNIRLNNHRSFYTKGRN, from the coding sequence ATGGATGTGTGTTCTTTATACACAAATATTCCAAAAGATGAAGGAATAGCCGCATGTGAAAAAGTATGGAATACTCGAAAGGATAAACATCCCCAAACTGACTGTCTAGTTCAATTGCTCAAGCTAGTTCTTGAAAATAACAACTTTATTTTCAACGACAAGCACTTTTTACAGATTGACGGAACTAGTATGGGAACAAAAATGGCACCTTcttttgcaaacatttttatgGGGGATCTCGAAGAACGCATCCTTTTGAGTATGCCATACAAACCCTTGTCATGGCTCCGTTTTATTGATGATATTGACATGAAATGGAACGATACTGCAGAACATTTGCAAGATTTCTTAGATCATTGTAACCAGTTCCATCACTCAATTAAATTTACATCTGAATTTTCAAGCGAGATAATTGCTTTTCTCGACACCACCACATTTGTAAAAAACGGGGTCATGACAACTGATCTCCACACAAAGAAAACTGATAAACACCAGTTCCTTTCTCCAAAAAGTTGTCACCCGAAACACTGCTCCAGGAGTATACCTTACAGTCAAGCCATCAGACTAAAGCGAATTTGCTCCTCGGAATCCAAACTTAACTATCGTTTGGGACAACTCAAAACACAACTGAAATCTACAGGATATAAAACCCAAAACATCTCAGACGCTGTTGATAAAGCCAAAGAAAAAGATCGTGCTAGCCTCATGGAATACAAAGATAAGACGACCCGTGCAGATAGAATTCCGTTTGTTGTAACCTTCCATCCcgatttgacaaatatttcatcttctATCCGAAAGCACTGGCTTCTTATCGAAAATGACTCTTCCTTAAAAGAAATTTTTCCATCACCTCCTGTTATTGCCTATCGCAGACCCAAGAATCTCAAAGACATACTTGTGACATCTAAAGTAAAGAAACACGAAACTTCTAAATTTGGGTGTTACAAACAATGCGGTAGACGCAACTGTAAGTGCTGTAAAGCCGCCAACACTGACCACTCTTTCAGCAGCACAGTAACAAAGCAGCGATACAACATCTATGTTACATCTAATTGCAAAACGGAAAATAGTATTTACATTCTTACTTGTGGAACTTGCAAGCTGCAGTATGTTGGGGAAACAGAAACCACATTCAACATCAGACTAAACAACCACCGGTCGTTCTATACAAAAGGAAGAAACTGA